A stretch of the Methanosarcinales archaeon genome encodes the following:
- a CDS encoding molybdenum cofactor biosynthesis protein MoaB, which yields MDTSQLHKKNAPESVRFAIVTVSSSRYKKYGNISKPDQAEDVSGQVISNLLGNSGFEITKYSLLPDNKAQIRRFIQDLTSSDIQAIVISGGTGLAPEDVTLEAVEPLFNKTIPGFGEFFRQKSLVDVGTAALLSRAAAGIVDTCVVFCLPGSPAAVELGVKELIIPEAGHILKHISQD from the coding sequence ATGGATACTTCACAACTACACAAAAAAAATGCCCCTGAATCGGTCAGATTTGCCATTGTTACTGTTAGTTCATCCAGGTATAAAAAATACGGGAACATATCCAAACCAGATCAAGCAGAGGATGTTTCAGGCCAGGTTATATCAAACCTGCTGGGAAATTCGGGATTTGAAATAACAAAATATTCGCTACTTCCTGATAATAAGGCCCAGATCAGACGATTCATTCAGGATTTAACCAGCTCTGACATTCAGGCCATAGTGATCAGCGGTGGGACAGGACTTGCACCCGAAGATGTGACACTTGAAGCAGTGGAACCACTTTTTAACAAGACCATCCCGGGTTTCGGGGAATTTTTCAGACAAAAAAGCCTTGTAGATGTGGGAACAGCGGCCTTGCTTTCAAGAGCTGCTGCCGGGATTGTGGATACGTGTGTTGTATTCTGTCTTCCAGGGTCTCCGGCTGCTGTAGAACTTGGTGTGAAGGAATTGATCATACCTGAAGCAGGCCATATTCTAAAACATATTTCCCAGGATTAA